One segment of Vibrio gazogenes DNA contains the following:
- a CDS encoding NADP-dependent oxidoreductase has protein sequence MDNKQIAITQFGDEDVLVIQSNSIPEPGAGEVLVKVAFAGINPIDVKTRSGLGWAADQNKDQLPWVPGYDISGTVIRCGQDAERFQVNDFVAGFIGFPLKGGGYSQYVCVPESELSYVPPSVTLEAAAVLPLAGQTAVQALNKAQVKEGDRVLILAGAGGVGHLAVQIAVAAKAEVYTTCSEENLDYLATLGAHAINYNFAPVSERLEDVDVLIDLVGGQVALDALKCLKDQATVVTVPTVTAEMICDKAKLLGFNAMGMLVDPEPEQLDTMLYMVGVGLLKTEIQHIYPLYEVQEAHRQVAIGHTRGKILLDMQC, from the coding sequence ATGGATAACAAGCAAATTGCGATAACCCAGTTTGGTGACGAAGATGTATTGGTGATTCAATCCAATTCGATACCTGAACCCGGAGCCGGAGAAGTGTTGGTCAAAGTTGCTTTTGCTGGTATCAATCCAATCGATGTAAAAACCCGATCCGGGTTGGGGTGGGCTGCCGATCAGAACAAAGATCAACTGCCATGGGTACCCGGTTATGATATTTCCGGGACCGTGATTAGATGTGGTCAAGACGCTGAACGGTTTCAGGTGAATGATTTTGTCGCTGGTTTCATTGGTTTTCCTTTGAAAGGTGGTGGCTATAGCCAGTATGTTTGTGTGCCTGAAAGTGAATTAAGCTATGTGCCTCCTTCGGTTACACTGGAAGCGGCTGCTGTATTGCCATTGGCGGGTCAAACGGCGGTTCAGGCATTAAATAAAGCGCAGGTGAAAGAAGGCGATCGAGTCTTGATTCTTGCCGGTGCTGGCGGGGTCGGGCATTTAGCTGTCCAAATTGCAGTAGCTGCCAAAGCGGAAGTTTACACCACTTGCAGTGAAGAAAATCTTGATTATCTGGCAACGCTGGGCGCGCACGCGATTAATTATAACTTTGCACCAGTATCTGAACGACTGGAAGATGTGGATGTACTGATCGATTTGGTTGGCGGGCAGGTTGCATTAGATGCCTTGAAATGCCTAAAAGATCAGGCAACAGTCGTTACAGTACCGACGGTGACGGCTGAGATGATTTGTGACAAAGCCAAGTTACTCGGTTTTAATGCGATGGGAATGCTGGTTGATCCGGAGCCTGAACAACTTGATACCATGCTGTATATGGTTGGGGTTGGCTTACTGAAAACAGAAATTCAGCATATTTACCCGCTATATGAGGTGCAAGAAGCGCATCGCCAAGTTGCAATCGGTCATACCCGAGGCAAAATTCTGCTTGATATGCAATGTTAG
- a CDS encoding YqaA family protein: MLEFLETFFSGYGFSLQESALWALFIGGFLSATILPGGSEAALIAILNLHQYPTFTIIAVATLGNTLGGMVNYGIGIWLPNRTQENKRGQKSLAWLRQYGYWALLFSWLPVIGDAMCIAAGWLRMRFLPSMLLILIGKAIRYAILAALFYGLF; this comes from the coding sequence ATGTTAGAATTCTTGGAAACCTTTTTTTCAGGATACGGGTTTTCTTTACAGGAATCAGCACTTTGGGCACTCTTTATTGGTGGCTTTCTGAGTGCTACCATTCTACCGGGCGGCTCTGAAGCCGCTTTAATTGCGATCCTCAATCTTCATCAATATCCGACTTTCACGATTATTGCTGTGGCCACGTTGGGCAATACGCTGGGTGGCATGGTGAATTATGGGATCGGTATATGGCTTCCGAATAGAACTCAGGAGAATAAACGCGGTCAGAAGTCTTTAGCTTGGTTAAGACAATATGGCTACTGGGCTTTGTTATTTAGTTGGTTACCTGTGATTGGTGATGCAATGTGTATTGCCGCTGGCTGGCTTCGGATGCGCTTTCTTCCTTCTATGTTGTTGATCCTGATCGGTAAAGCGATTCGATATGCCATATTGGCTGCGTTATTTTATGGTTTGTTTTAA
- the gshA gene encoding glutamate--cysteine ligase, which translates to MTNFATRLKLVAQQPDIVNAFNRGVERETLRYTKDGQLVQTPHPEALGAALTNQFITTDFAEQLLEFITPVSQDISTLVQQLSDIHRFAQVTIDDEGLWPMSMPCYVGDEENIQLAKYGTSNIGKMKTLYRQGLKNRYGSLMQIISGVHFNFSFPESFWDAIYGKQSDSERCASKSEAYLGVIRNYYRFGWLLPYLFGASPALCSSFIKGRETSLPFENIGETLYLPYATSLRLSDLGYTNSAQSTLKIGFNSLEQYLEGLRQAIHSPSEEFAQIGVKVNGEYNQLNSNVLQIENELYAPIRPKRVTQSGEKPSEALENRGIEYIEVRSLDVNPFSPIGITEPQIRFLDLFLTWTALSDSEPMDDCELNCWRENWQKVILEGRKPGLELQIGCHGEVLTLQAWAKRVFGELKLVAEWMDQATGDHAYQDVCEQLSTCIDLPESTLSGQFLEQIRQSGGLGKTGRALGDVYRQYHLAHNYQYYSQKLMEEEVTRSMVEQDQIEQDDRCDFDAFLQQYFSYLNTQEEQPLQVACK; encoded by the coding sequence TTGACTAATTTTGCCACACGACTAAAGTTGGTTGCTCAACAACCGGATATCGTCAACGCTTTTAATCGGGGTGTTGAGCGAGAGACGTTACGATATACCAAAGATGGACAGTTAGTACAGACACCGCACCCGGAAGCATTGGGTGCTGCATTAACAAACCAGTTTATTACGACAGATTTTGCAGAACAGTTGCTTGAGTTTATTACACCGGTGAGTCAGGATATTTCGACTTTGGTTCAGCAACTATCCGACATTCATCGTTTTGCGCAGGTCACAATCGATGACGAGGGGCTATGGCCAATGTCAATGCCTTGCTATGTCGGCGATGAAGAAAACATTCAACTCGCAAAATATGGGACGTCGAACATCGGTAAGATGAAGACGCTGTACCGTCAGGGATTAAAGAATCGTTACGGTAGTCTGATGCAGATTATTTCTGGGGTTCATTTTAATTTCTCTTTTCCGGAATCTTTCTGGGATGCCATATACGGCAAGCAATCTGACAGTGAACGCTGCGCTTCGAAATCAGAAGCTTATCTGGGCGTGATTCGAAATTACTACCGATTCGGCTGGTTACTCCCTTATCTGTTTGGTGCATCGCCAGCATTATGTTCATCATTTATCAAAGGCCGTGAAACATCACTACCTTTTGAAAACATCGGTGAGACGTTATACCTGCCGTATGCTACCTCGCTACGACTGAGTGATTTAGGCTATACCAATAGTGCTCAGAGTACTCTCAAAATCGGTTTCAATAGTCTCGAACAATATCTTGAAGGGCTTCGTCAGGCGATTCATTCTCCATCGGAAGAATTTGCTCAGATCGGCGTGAAAGTTAATGGTGAGTACAATCAACTGAATAGTAATGTGCTTCAAATCGAAAACGAATTATATGCTCCGATTCGACCTAAGCGTGTGACACAGAGTGGCGAAAAGCCTTCTGAAGCATTGGAAAATCGAGGTATTGAATACATTGAAGTGCGTTCATTGGATGTTAATCCATTTAGCCCGATAGGCATTACTGAACCTCAAATACGCTTCTTGGATCTTTTCCTGACTTGGACGGCATTATCGGACTCGGAACCGATGGATGATTGTGAGCTGAATTGCTGGAGAGAAAACTGGCAAAAAGTGATTCTGGAAGGCAGAAAGCCCGGATTAGAGCTTCAAATCGGGTGTCATGGTGAAGTGCTGACTTTACAAGCTTGGGCGAAGCGGGTTTTCGGTGAGTTAAAACTTGTCGCTGAATGGATGGATCAAGCCACGGGTGATCACGCTTATCAGGATGTCTGTGAACAGTTATCGACTTGTATTGATCTGCCGGAAAGTACATTATCCGGACAGTTCTTGGAACAGATTAGACAGTCTGGTGGATTAGGAAAAACGGGCCGAGCGCTTGGTGACGTTTATCGTCAGTATCATCTGGCGCATAATTATCAGTATTACTCACAAAAACTGATGGAAGAAGAAGTCACTCGTTCTATGGTAGAGCAAGATCAAATTGAACAAGATGATCGTTGTGACTTCGATGCATTTTTACAGCAGTATTTTTCCTATTTGAATACTCAGGAAGAACAACCGCTCCAAGTTGCATGTAAATAA
- the oadA gene encoding sodium-extruding oxaloacetate decarboxylase subunit alpha: protein MSKPLALTDVVLRDAHQSLFATRMRIEDMLPIASALDQVGYWSLETWGGATFDSCIRFLGEDPWERLRSLKQAMPKTPMQMLLRGQNLLGYRHYADDVVEKFVERAHRNGMDVFRIFDAMNDVRNFKKAVQSTIDVGAHAQGTLSYTTSPVHNIDMWVDLAKRLEDLGCHSLCIKDMSGLLKPYEAETLIRRIKQACDVPLALHCHATTGLSTATAIKAVEAGVDILDTAISSMSQTYGHTPTETVVAMLEKSERDTGLSLEQLAPIAAYFRDVRKKYAKWEGQLKGVDSRILIAQVPGGMLTNMEGQLKDQGAADRIDEVLSEIPKVRHDLGYIPLVTPTSQIVGTQAVINVLMGERYKSITKETAGVLKGEYGAAPAPVNAELQARVLEGQQPITCRPADLIEAEMAILTGELTEKAKAEGITLAESVVDDVLTYALFPQVGLKFLKNRNNPDAFEPLPTVEDATAAKAVPGAVSNITVSNNKGVESYSVKVDGQVYAVEVGPQGQLTSVTSASNAAAQPTEPVSKSDAEVVAAPLAGTIFKVNALPGHPVNEGDVLIVLEAMKMETEVRAAKNGTVQDVLVKEGDSVHVGSPLFSLA from the coding sequence ATGTCTAAACCATTAGCACTTACTGACGTCGTTCTCCGTGACGCACATCAGTCTTTGTTTGCGACGCGGATGCGTATTGAAGATATGTTACCCATCGCATCAGCGCTTGATCAGGTCGGTTATTGGTCTTTAGAAACTTGGGGAGGCGCAACGTTTGATTCTTGCATTCGCTTTCTGGGAGAAGATCCGTGGGAGCGTCTCAGATCGCTGAAGCAGGCGATGCCGAAAACCCCGATGCAGATGTTGCTACGTGGTCAGAATCTATTGGGATATCGTCATTACGCAGATGATGTCGTCGAAAAATTCGTGGAGCGAGCACATCGAAATGGGATGGACGTTTTTCGGATCTTTGATGCGATGAATGATGTGCGTAACTTCAAGAAAGCGGTTCAATCGACAATCGATGTCGGCGCGCACGCTCAAGGTACGCTTTCTTACACCACGAGCCCTGTTCATAACATTGACATGTGGGTTGATCTGGCGAAGCGTCTGGAAGATCTTGGATGTCACTCTTTGTGTATCAAAGACATGTCAGGATTATTGAAACCTTATGAAGCTGAAACGTTAATCCGTAGAATTAAGCAGGCTTGTGATGTGCCGTTAGCACTACATTGCCACGCGACCACGGGGTTATCGACAGCAACAGCCATCAAAGCCGTTGAAGCGGGAGTTGATATTTTAGATACAGCGATTTCATCGATGAGTCAGACATATGGACATACACCGACGGAAACGGTTGTTGCTATGTTGGAGAAGAGTGAGAGAGATACCGGGCTTTCTCTAGAGCAGTTAGCCCCCATTGCTGCTTATTTTCGTGATGTTCGTAAGAAATATGCGAAATGGGAAGGGCAGCTTAAAGGGGTGGATTCTCGTATTCTGATTGCTCAAGTACCCGGTGGAATGCTAACCAATATGGAAGGCCAGTTAAAGGATCAAGGCGCGGCTGATCGTATTGATGAAGTTTTGTCTGAAATTCCGAAAGTTCGCCACGATCTCGGTTATATCCCACTGGTGACACCGACATCACAAATTGTCGGGACTCAAGCGGTAATCAACGTGTTGATGGGTGAACGATATAAGAGTATTACCAAAGAAACCGCCGGGGTTCTGAAAGGGGAGTATGGTGCTGCGCCTGCCCCTGTCAATGCTGAACTTCAGGCTCGGGTACTCGAAGGGCAGCAGCCCATTACTTGTCGCCCGGCTGATTTGATTGAAGCTGAAATGGCGATACTCACCGGTGAGCTGACCGAGAAAGCAAAAGCGGAAGGGATCACTTTGGCTGAGTCAGTCGTTGATGATGTTCTGACGTATGCGCTTTTCCCGCAGGTTGGACTCAAGTTCCTCAAAAACAGAAATAATCCTGACGCGTTCGAACCGTTACCCACCGTTGAAGACGCGACAGCAGCAAAAGCAGTGCCTGGTGCTGTCTCCAACATCACTGTTTCTAACAATAAAGGTGTCGAATCCTATAGTGTGAAAGTCGATGGTCAAGTCTATGCGGTTGAAGTAGGTCCGCAAGGGCAGTTAACGTCTGTGACATCCGCCTCGAATGCGGCAGCACAACCGACTGAGCCGGTCTCGAAAAGTGACGCAGAGGTCGTTGCGGCACCTTTGGCGGGAACGATTTTTAAAGTGAATGCTTTGCCCGGTCATCCCGTGAATGAGGGAGATGTGCTGATTGTATTAGAAGCGATGAAAATGGAGACAGAGGTTCGTGCCGCCAAAAATGGCACTGTGCAGGACGTTCTGGTGAAAGAAGGTGACTCAGTGCATGTCGGTTCACCGCTATTCAGTTTGGCATAA
- a CDS encoding M16 family metallopeptidase — MRKLLLCLLCLVVFSGCSSVRNSDALPQGVTLVEKQQPQPGKVQIPYSKYKLANGLTVILSPDHSDPLVHVDVTYHVGSARESQGRTGFAHFFEHMMFQGSKHVKDQQHFKLITEAGGSLNGSTNQDRTNYYETVPANQLEKVLWLESDRMGFLLDAVSQRKFEIQRDTVKNERAQNYDNRPYGLMWEKMGEAMFPQEHPYSWQPIGYVQDLDHVDVNDLKAFFLRWYGPNNAVLTIGGNIDTEQTLAWVGKYFGSIPKGPEVKGPLKRPVTLSTDRYVTMKDRIRQPMVVIGWPTEYEGAKSQASLDVLAQVLGDGNNSLLYQSLVKTQQALSAGAFQKCGELACTFYVYAMAPSDKQHDLQQLSQKLLNIVRKLEKQGVAQERLDEIKGMAKANAVFALESVKGKVTQLASNQTFFGQPDRLQQELDELDTVSSASVRRVLRQFIVNHHKVTLSVVPQGHNNLAVRPANFVAPKHISAAPRHIDDQALAFRTVSDSFDRSVIPSTSGPVTLHMPKLYSAYYENGIALMGTVTTETPTVLVSINLPAGNRFVPQGKEGLAELTALLLSEGSLAHSAEQIQSELDKLGSVISVDTQTYTTRITISSLSKNLPRTMAIVEEMLFQPKFAVSDFKRIRNQMIQGAIYQHQKLGWLASQATQQVLFGDSLFSRISEGTETSLGAITLDDVKSFYHQHYTPHGTQIAIVGDISKQEAIKSVASLSAWKGDDAPLLDPQIVPELHGQKIYLVDKPGALQSIVRYVRQGLPFDATGEQFLTQLANFNLAGNFNSRMNQNLREDKGYTYGVSSTLAGNREIGVIIYSASVRNDATVNAIREIQREMKRYSQSGMTPEEMHFMRLAVGQQDALSYETPSQKSQLLNGIMAYSLDHDYLQQRNQIVATVDRDVLDQLAKKWFNPKDYQIIVVGDMKTLKPQLEKLKIPMEDLEIVH, encoded by the coding sequence ATGAGAAAGCTATTGCTTTGCCTTCTCTGTCTGGTTGTTTTTTCCGGTTGTTCTTCCGTTCGTAATTCTGATGCCCTTCCTCAAGGTGTCACTTTGGTTGAGAAGCAACAGCCTCAACCCGGTAAAGTACAAATTCCATATTCTAAATATAAACTAGCCAATGGCCTGACAGTTATTTTGTCTCCGGATCACTCTGATCCATTAGTGCATGTCGATGTCACTTATCATGTCGGTTCTGCCAGAGAGTCGCAGGGAAGAACCGGATTCGCTCATTTTTTTGAACATATGATGTTTCAAGGCTCAAAGCATGTGAAGGATCAACAGCATTTTAAGTTGATTACCGAAGCGGGTGGCTCTTTGAATGGGTCTACAAATCAGGACCGCACTAATTATTATGAAACGGTGCCGGCTAACCAGCTTGAAAAAGTGCTTTGGCTTGAGTCTGATCGGATGGGCTTTTTGTTGGACGCTGTCTCGCAACGAAAATTCGAAATTCAGCGTGACACCGTTAAAAACGAGCGGGCTCAGAATTATGATAATCGTCCTTATGGCTTGATGTGGGAAAAAATGGGAGAAGCAATGTTTCCTCAGGAGCACCCCTATTCATGGCAGCCAATCGGATATGTTCAGGATTTAGACCATGTGGATGTCAATGATTTAAAAGCATTCTTTCTCCGTTGGTATGGCCCGAACAATGCTGTTTTGACCATCGGGGGGAATATCGATACTGAACAGACCCTCGCTTGGGTCGGAAAGTATTTTGGGTCCATCCCTAAAGGACCTGAGGTGAAGGGGCCCTTAAAACGTCCGGTTACGTTGTCGACAGATCGATATGTCACAATGAAAGATCGTATTCGGCAACCGATGGTTGTGATCGGCTGGCCGACGGAATATGAAGGGGCGAAAAGCCAAGCTTCGCTTGATGTGCTGGCTCAAGTGCTTGGTGATGGGAATAACAGTTTACTCTATCAGTCACTGGTCAAAACTCAGCAAGCGTTAAGTGCCGGTGCTTTTCAGAAGTGTGGTGAGCTTGCCTGTACATTCTATGTTTATGCAATGGCACCATCAGACAAGCAGCATGATTTGCAACAGTTGTCTCAGAAACTACTCAATATCGTCAGAAAGCTTGAAAAGCAGGGCGTTGCACAGGAACGGCTGGATGAAATTAAAGGAATGGCAAAAGCCAATGCCGTTTTTGCTTTGGAAAGTGTCAAAGGAAAGGTCACTCAGTTAGCCAGTAACCAAACATTCTTTGGGCAACCGGATCGGTTGCAGCAAGAACTGGATGAGCTGGACACGGTTTCTTCTGCGTCGGTGCGGCGTGTGTTGCGGCAATTTATTGTTAATCATCATAAAGTGACTTTAAGTGTTGTACCTCAAGGACACAATAATCTGGCGGTCAGGCCTGCGAACTTTGTCGCACCAAAGCATATCAGTGCCGCTCCTCGTCATATTGATGATCAGGCGCTGGCATTTCGGACTGTTAGCGACTCTTTTGATCGCTCGGTGATTCCTTCGACGTCTGGCCCGGTCACGTTACACATGCCGAAGCTTTATAGCGCATATTATGAAAATGGTATTGCGCTGATGGGGACGGTCACAACAGAGACTCCGACGGTTTTGGTGAGTATTAATTTACCGGCAGGAAATCGTTTTGTTCCTCAGGGAAAAGAGGGGCTGGCTGAATTAACGGCTCTTCTATTATCTGAAGGCAGTCTGGCTCACTCAGCGGAGCAAATACAATCCGAACTGGATAAACTTGGCTCAGTGATATCTGTTGATACTCAAACTTATACGACACGTATTACCATCTCGAGTTTGAGTAAGAATCTGCCTCGAACAATGGCAATTGTTGAGGAGATGCTATTCCAGCCTAAGTTTGCCGTATCAGACTTTAAGCGGATTCGAAATCAAATGATTCAAGGTGCGATTTATCAACATCAAAAGTTGGGCTGGCTTGCTTCACAGGCGACTCAGCAAGTATTGTTCGGTGATTCGTTGTTTTCACGTATCAGCGAGGGGACTGAAACGTCGCTTGGTGCAATCACTTTGGATGACGTGAAGTCTTTTTATCATCAGCACTATACTCCCCATGGTACTCAGATTGCTATTGTGGGTGATATTTCCAAGCAAGAAGCGATTAAATCAGTTGCTTCTTTATCGGCATGGAAAGGTGATGATGCACCTTTGTTGGATCCCCAAATCGTTCCTGAGCTGCATGGACAGAAGATCTATCTTGTTGACAAGCCGGGTGCTTTACAAAGTATTGTTCGTTATGTCCGTCAGGGATTACCGTTTGATGCGACGGGAGAGCAATTCCTGACACAACTGGCGAATTTTAATTTGGCTGGTAACTTCAATAGCCGAATGAATCAGAATTTGAGAGAGGACAAAGGTTATACCTATGGCGTGAGTAGCACGTTGGCAGGCAACCGGGAAATTGGCGTCATCATCTATAGTGCCTCGGTTCGCAATGATGCAACAGTCAATGCGATTCGAGAAATACAACGTGAAATGAAGCGTTACAGTCAATCGGGGATGACGCCGGAAGAGATGCATTTCATGCGCCTTGCCGTTGGGCAGCAGGATGCATTGTCTTACGAGACACCGTCACAAAAGTCTCAACTGCTCAATGGTATTATGGCATATAGTTTGGATCATGATTATCTTCAGCAGAGAAATCAGATTGTTGCGACGGTTGATCGAGATGTATTGGATCAACTGGCAAAAAAATGGTTCAATCCGAAGGATTATCAGATTATTGTTGTGGGTGACATGAAGACCCTAAAACCGCAGTTAGAAAAGTTAAAAATCCCGATGGAAGATCTTGAAATCGTCCATTAG
- a CDS encoding sodium ion-translocating decarboxylase subunit beta, producing the protein MDGLLTLWTETGIANFEFGQICMILVGCLLLFLAVAKGFEPLLLLPIGFGAILANIPNAGFTEPGGLLYYIYHVGIESGVFPLLIFMGVGAMTDFGALIANPKTLWLGAAAQLGIFATLIGAILLNLVPGMEFSMADASSIAIIGGADGPTAIFLASRLSPDLLGAIAVAAYSYMALVPIIQPPIMKALTTPAERQIQMAQLRYVGRLEKIFFPMLVLLMTILLLPSATPLVGMFCLGNLMREVGVVERLSKTAQNELINIVTIFLGLGVGSKLQSDKFLNLETLGILALGAVAFSIGTAGGILMAKLLNKLSKESINPLIGAAGVSAVPMAARVVNKVGLQANPQNFLLMHAMGPNVAGVLGSAVAAGILLALVG; encoded by the coding sequence ATGGACGGATTACTAACCTTATGGACAGAGACCGGTATTGCAAATTTTGAATTTGGTCAGATTTGCATGATTCTTGTCGGATGTCTGTTGCTATTTTTAGCGGTTGCCAAAGGGTTTGAACCCTTACTGCTATTGCCGATTGGCTTTGGTGCTATTTTAGCCAATATTCCCAACGCAGGTTTTACCGAGCCGGGTGGATTACTTTATTATATCTATCATGTCGGTATTGAATCTGGTGTATTTCCCCTGTTGATCTTTATGGGGGTCGGTGCCATGACTGATTTTGGGGCGTTAATTGCGAACCCGAAGACGTTATGGCTGGGGGCTGCGGCTCAATTGGGGATTTTTGCTACTTTGATTGGGGCGATTCTGCTCAACTTGGTGCCGGGGATGGAATTCTCCATGGCGGATGCTTCGTCAATCGCAATTATTGGTGGTGCTGACGGGCCGACAGCGATATTTCTGGCGAGTCGTTTATCACCTGATTTATTAGGGGCGATTGCGGTTGCAGCATATAGCTATATGGCGTTAGTACCGATTATTCAGCCCCCGATCATGAAAGCGCTGACAACACCGGCAGAGCGACAAATACAAATGGCACAATTGCGCTATGTTGGCAGGCTAGAGAAAATTTTCTTTCCGATGCTGGTGTTATTGATGACGATCCTCTTGTTGCCATCAGCGACGCCTTTGGTGGGGATGTTTTGTCTCGGTAATCTTATGCGGGAAGTCGGGGTTGTCGAGCGTTTATCGAAAACCGCTCAGAATGAACTGATTAATATTGTGACAATATTCCTTGGATTAGGGGTTGGTTCTAAATTACAGTCCGATAAATTCTTAAATCTTGAAACGTTAGGTATTCTGGCATTAGGTGCGGTGGCATTTAGTATCGGGACCGCTGGTGGCATATTGATGGCTAAACTATTGAATAAGCTGTCTAAAGAAAGCATTAATCCGCTGATTGGCGCTGCGGGTGTCTCTGCTGTACCGATGGCAGCCCGAGTGGTGAATAAGGTCGGGTTGCAGGCAAACCCGCAGAATTTTCTACTGATGCATGCGATGGGCCCCAATGTGGCTGGAGTTTTAGGATCTGCGGTTGCTGCGGGGATTCTTTTAGCGCTAGTCGGTTAA
- a CDS encoding oxaloacetate decarboxylase subunit gamma has translation MSHIGSLLSEAATLMMTGMLVVFAFLTIMVYLVSLMSKIVPQETPPLPSDVSRQSPPTLTHPTDVSPQVVAAISAAVHQYRSSAKHK, from the coding sequence ATGAGTCATATAGGAAGCTTATTGTCAGAAGCTGCTACCTTAATGATGACAGGAATGCTCGTTGTCTTCGCGTTTCTGACGATTATGGTCTATCTAGTCAGTCTGATGTCCAAGATTGTTCCTCAAGAGACACCACCATTACCGTCTGACGTCAGTCGTCAGTCTCCACCGACGCTTACCCATCCAACGGATGTTAGCCCTCAGGTTGTTGCTGCTATTTCAGCCGCTGTACACCAATATCGCTCATCAGCCAAACATAAATAG